A region of Methyloversatilis discipulorum DNA encodes the following proteins:
- the apbC gene encoding iron-sulfur cluster carrier protein ApbC, translating to MSITEAQVQSALKELIDPNTGKDFVSTRSARNIRIDGADVSVDIELGYPAKSQMDHLRRLAIACLRAIPGVGNVSVSVTQKIVSHAVQRGVKLLPGVKNIIAVASGKGGVGKSTTAVNLALALAAEGATVGLLDADIYGPSQPQMLGITGRPESPDGKSLAPMTAYGIQAMSIGFLIDVETPMVWRGPMVTSALEQLLTETRWDEVDYLVIDMPPGTGDIQLTLAQKVPVTGAVIVTTPQDIALLDARKGLKMFEKVGIPILGIVENMSLHTCSKCGHEEHIFGEGGGARMAADYDLDVLGSLPLAMQIREQADSGKPTVVSDPDGRVAEIYRDIARKVAVKIADKAKDMTAKFPSIVVQNT from the coding sequence ATGTCCATCACCGAAGCCCAGGTCCAGAGCGCGCTCAAGGAACTGATAGACCCGAATACCGGCAAGGATTTCGTCAGCACGCGCAGCGCGCGGAACATCCGCATCGACGGCGCCGACGTGTCGGTCGATATCGAACTGGGCTATCCGGCGAAAAGTCAGATGGACCACCTGCGCCGCCTCGCCATCGCCTGTCTGCGCGCGATTCCGGGTGTCGGCAACGTCAGCGTCAGCGTGACACAGAAGATCGTGTCGCACGCGGTGCAGCGCGGCGTGAAGCTGCTGCCCGGCGTCAAGAACATCATCGCCGTCGCCTCCGGTAAGGGCGGCGTCGGCAAGAGCACCACCGCAGTGAACCTGGCACTGGCGCTGGCTGCCGAAGGTGCGACCGTCGGCCTGCTCGACGCCGACATCTACGGCCCGTCGCAGCCGCAGATGCTGGGCATCACCGGCCGTCCCGAATCGCCGGACGGCAAGTCGCTGGCGCCGATGACGGCCTACGGCATCCAGGCGATGTCGATCGGCTTCCTGATCGACGTTGAAACGCCGATGGTGTGGCGCGGCCCTATGGTGACCTCGGCGCTGGAACAGCTGCTGACCGAAACCCGCTGGGACGAGGTCGATTATCTGGTGATCGACATGCCGCCGGGCACCGGCGACATCCAGCTGACACTTGCGCAGAAGGTGCCGGTGACCGGCGCCGTCATCGTCACGACGCCGCAGGACATCGCGCTGCTCGATGCGCGCAAGGGTCTGAAAATGTTCGAAAAAGTGGGCATCCCCATCCTCGGCATCGTCGAGAACATGAGCCTGCACACCTGTTCGAAGTGCGGCCACGAAGAACACATTTTCGGCGAGGGCGGCGGTGCGCGGATGGCGGCCGACTACGACCTCGACGTGCTCGGCTCGCTGCCGCTGGCGATGCAGATCCGCGAGCAGGCGGATTCCGGCAAGCCCACCGTGGTGTCCGACCCGGACGGCCGCGTCGCCGAAATCTATCGCGACATCGCACGCAAGGTGGCCGTCAAGATCGCCGACAAGGCGAAGGACATGACGGCCAAGTTCCCGAGCATCGTCGTGCAGAACACCTGA
- a CDS encoding class I SAM-dependent methyltransferase — translation MNGRAKTHWEEVYAQRTPDSVSWFQPHAEHSLELIARAGLARDAAIIDVGGGASTLVDDLLARGYHDLTVLDLSAAALAAAQTRLGDNAQRVSWVEADITAVDVSRQRYDLWHDRAVFHFLTDVAQRRAYVERVLQSVKPGGHVIVATFAEDGPDRCSGLPVMRYGADALHAEFGAPFELLEHSRETHHTPGGAVQQFVYCYCRRSVS, via the coding sequence ATGAACGGTCGGGCAAAGACGCACTGGGAAGAGGTGTATGCCCAGCGGACGCCGGACAGCGTGAGCTGGTTCCAGCCGCATGCCGAACACTCGCTGGAACTGATCGCCCGCGCCGGCCTCGCGCGCGATGCGGCGATCATCGACGTCGGCGGCGGCGCTTCGACCCTGGTCGACGATCTGCTGGCGCGTGGCTATCACGACCTTACCGTACTCGACCTGTCCGCTGCCGCACTCGCTGCGGCGCAGACGCGGCTCGGCGACAACGCGCAACGGGTGAGCTGGGTCGAGGCGGACATCACCGCCGTCGATGTGTCGCGCCAGCGCTACGACCTCTGGCACGACCGCGCGGTCTTCCACTTTCTGACCGATGTGGCGCAGCGGCGAGCCTATGTCGAACGGGTGCTGCAGTCGGTGAAGCCGGGCGGTCACGTCATCGTCGCCACCTTCGCCGAGGATGGGCCGGATCGCTGCAGCGGACTGCCGGTCATGCGCTACGGCGCCGACGCGCTGCACGCCGAATTCGGCGCGCCCTTCGAACTGCTCGAACACAGCCGCGAAACGCACCACACGCCGGGTGGCGCCGTGCAGCAGTTCGTCTATTGCTACTGCCGGCGTTCGGTGAGTTGA
- a CDS encoding thioredoxin fold domain-containing protein — MKWRALIAAAALVVCPALAAKPARTAGAALPVLVHAANDAREAANPGVVFVVLFSLPGCHYCEEVRSHYLAPLARDAAQRGRLVIREVDLNSARALTDFDGSATTQAAFAKRLKVQFAPTVLFLDARGQQVASPLIGAGKADFYGAYLDDAIATGLKAAAR; from the coding sequence ATGAAGTGGCGCGCCCTGATTGCTGCCGCTGCGCTGGTCGTCTGCCCGGCGCTGGCCGCCAAGCCCGCGCGCACGGCCGGCGCGGCGCTGCCGGTGCTGGTGCACGCGGCGAACGACGCGCGCGAGGCGGCCAACCCGGGTGTGGTGTTCGTCGTGCTGTTCTCCTTGCCCGGCTGCCATTACTGCGAAGAGGTGCGCAGCCACTATCTCGCACCGCTGGCGCGCGACGCCGCACAGCGCGGCCGGCTGGTGATCCGCGAGGTCGATCTGAACAGCGCGCGTGCGCTGACCGATTTCGACGGCTCGGCCACCACGCAGGCCGCCTTCGCGAAGCGGCTCAAGGTGCAGTTCGCACCCACCGTGCTCTTCCTCGACGCGCGGGGCCAGCAGGTCGCGTCGCCGCTGATCGGTGCCGGCAAGGCGGATTTCTACGGCGCCTACCTGGACGACGCGATCGCCACCGGGCTGAAGGCTGCTGCGCGATGA
- a CDS encoding MBL fold metallo-hydrolase — translation MRPLRRPPLRQLLAACALLLAQFAAAGDAPALRAALKPVQVGTHSWYVQGESGPASLANEAFNSNAGFVVTGDGVVVIDALGTPALGQALIAAIRSVTDQPIKRVLVTHYHADHFYGLQAFKAIGADVWAHRAGREYIEGEEGRARLEQRRRDLDPWVDANTRLVAADVWLEGDTSFRMGDITFELVYLGPAHAPDDMVIVVREDRVIYSGDILFIGRIPFVGDADSKRWLSTMEQLLAMKPGTLVTGHGPASTDPARDLGMTRDYIAYLREQMGRAVADFMPFDEAYARTDWSRWEKMPAFDAANRINAYGTFLRMEQEALGK, via the coding sequence ATGCGCCCGCTGCGTCGCCCGCCGCTCCGGCAGCTGCTTGCAGCCTGCGCACTCCTCCTCGCGCAGTTCGCAGCGGCGGGCGACGCACCCGCCTTGCGTGCGGCGTTGAAGCCGGTACAGGTGGGCACGCACAGCTGGTACGTGCAGGGCGAATCCGGCCCGGCCAGTCTGGCCAACGAGGCGTTCAACTCGAATGCCGGCTTCGTCGTCACCGGTGACGGCGTGGTCGTGATCGACGCGCTCGGCACACCTGCGCTGGGTCAGGCGCTGATCGCCGCGATCCGTTCCGTGACTGACCAGCCGATCAAGCGCGTGCTGGTGACCCACTACCACGCCGACCACTTCTACGGCCTGCAGGCCTTCAAGGCGATCGGTGCCGATGTGTGGGCGCATCGCGCAGGACGCGAGTACATCGAGGGCGAAGAGGGGCGCGCACGGCTCGAACAGCGGCGGCGCGACCTCGACCCCTGGGTAGACGCCAACACGCGGCTGGTCGCTGCCGACGTGTGGCTGGAGGGCGACACCAGCTTCCGCATGGGCGACATCACCTTCGAGCTGGTCTATCTCGGCCCGGCGCACGCGCCGGACGACATGGTCATCGTCGTGCGCGAGGACCGCGTCATCTACTCGGGCGACATTCTGTTCATCGGCCGCATTCCGTTTGTCGGCGACGCCGACAGCAAGCGCTGGCTCAGCACGATGGAACAGCTGCTGGCGATGAAGCCGGGCACGCTGGTGACCGGTCACGGTCCGGCCTCGACCGACCCGGCGCGCGATCTCGGCATGACGCGCGACTACATCGCCTATCTGCGCGAACAGATGGGCCGCGCGGTGGCCGATTTCATGCCTTTCGACGAAGCCTACGCGCGCACCGACTGGAGCCGCTGGGAAAAGATGCCGGCCTTCGATGCCGCCAACCGCATCAACGCCTACGGTACCTTCCTGCGCATGGAACAGGAGGCGCTCGGCAAATGA
- the soxB gene encoding thiosulfohydrolase SoxB, with translation MSMHRREFLQLLALAGAGGMTLHSDFARAAAAAGQMYELPRFGNVSLLHMTDCHAQLMPIYFREPDVNLGIGDMAGRAPHLVGDKLLKQFGIAPGTAQAHAFTYLDFAQAAKTYGKVGGFAHLATLVKRMKASRPGALLLDGGDTWQGSGLSLWTKGQDMVDACKLLGVDVMTGHWEFTYGAERVKQIVDGDFAGKIDFVAQNVKTTDFGDQVFPPFVIRQINGVPVAIVGQAFPYTPIANPRYFTPEWSFGINDESMQEHVDAARAKGAQVVVVLSHNGMDVDIKMASRVRGIDAIMGGHTHDGVPAPVIVKNGGGQTLVTNAGSNGKFLGVLDFDVKGGKVSDFRYHLLPVFSNLIPADADMTALVKKMRAPHEAKLNEKLAVTEGLLYRRGNFNGSFDQLILDGLMKMKDAEIAFSPGFRWGTSLLPGDAITMENLLDQTAITYPYTTLTPMTGEFIKTVLEDVCDNLFNPDPYYQQGGDMVRVGGLQYRCDPTAKMGSRISGMTLNGKPLEASKTYRVAGWAPVSEEAKNAGGEPIWDLMARYLKDVKTVKPVKLNLPELQGVAGNPGMA, from the coding sequence ATGAGCATGCACCGCCGCGAATTCCTCCAGTTGCTGGCGCTGGCCGGCGCTGGCGGAATGACCTTGCACAGCGACTTTGCCCGCGCCGCGGCTGCGGCCGGGCAGATGTACGAGTTGCCGCGCTTCGGCAACGTGAGCCTGCTGCACATGACCGACTGCCATGCGCAGCTGATGCCCATCTACTTCCGCGAACCGGACGTGAATCTGGGCATCGGCGACATGGCGGGCCGCGCGCCGCATCTGGTGGGCGACAAGCTGCTGAAGCAGTTCGGCATCGCGCCCGGCACGGCGCAGGCACACGCCTTCACCTACCTCGACTTCGCGCAGGCGGCGAAGACCTACGGCAAGGTCGGCGGCTTCGCCCACCTTGCGACGCTGGTCAAGCGCATGAAGGCCAGCCGGCCCGGTGCGCTGCTGCTCGACGGCGGCGACACCTGGCAGGGTTCGGGTCTGTCGCTGTGGACGAAGGGCCAGGACATGGTCGATGCCTGCAAGCTGCTCGGCGTCGACGTGATGACCGGCCACTGGGAATTCACCTACGGCGCCGAGCGCGTGAAGCAGATCGTCGACGGCGACTTCGCAGGCAAGATCGACTTCGTCGCGCAGAACGTGAAGACCACCGACTTCGGCGACCAAGTGTTCCCGCCCTTCGTGATCAGGCAGATCAATGGCGTGCCGGTGGCCATCGTCGGCCAGGCCTTCCCCTACACGCCGATCGCCAATCCGCGTTACTTCACGCCGGAGTGGAGCTTCGGCATCAACGACGAGTCGATGCAGGAGCATGTCGACGCCGCCCGCGCCAAGGGCGCGCAGGTGGTGGTCGTGCTGTCGCACAACGGCATGGACGTCGACATCAAGATGGCTTCGCGCGTGCGCGGCATCGACGCCATCATGGGCGGCCACACGCACGATGGCGTGCCGGCGCCGGTGATCGTGAAGAACGGCGGTGGCCAGACGCTGGTGACCAACGCCGGCTCCAACGGCAAGTTCCTCGGCGTGCTGGATTTCGACGTCAAGGGCGGCAAGGTGAGCGACTTCCGCTATCACCTGCTGCCGGTGTTCTCCAACCTGATTCCGGCCGACGCCGACATGACGGCGCTGGTGAAGAAGATGCGCGCGCCGCATGAGGCCAAATTGAACGAGAAGCTGGCGGTGACCGAGGGCCTGCTGTATCGCCGCGGCAATTTCAACGGCAGCTTTGATCAGCTCATCCTCGACGGGCTGATGAAGATGAAGGATGCCGAGATCGCGTTCTCGCCGGGCTTCCGCTGGGGTACCAGCCTGCTGCCGGGCGATGCCATCACGATGGAAAACCTGCTCGACCAGACCGCCATCACCTATCCGTACACGACGCTGACGCCGATGACTGGCGAGTTCATCAAGACGGTGCTGGAAGACGTCTGCGACAACCTGTTCAACCCGGATCCCTACTACCAGCAGGGCGGCGACATGGTGCGCGTCGGTGGGCTGCAGTACCGCTGCGATCCGACCGCGAAGATGGGCAGCCGCATCAGCGGCATGACGCTCAACGGCAAGCCGCTGGAGGCATCGAAGACCTACCGCGTCGCCGGCTGGGCGCCGGTGTCGGAAGAGGCGAAGAACGCCGGCGGCGAACCGATCTGGGATCTGATGGCACGCTATCTGAAGGACGTGAAGACGGTGAAGCCGGTCAAGCTCAACCTGCCCGAACTGCAGGGCGTGGCCGGCAACCCGGGGATGGCCTGA
- the soxX gene encoding sulfur oxidation c-type cytochrome SoxX, which translates to MNSTLRNTALALAALATVAGCAGGRPSAEQQAAYDRDTAEVMARSFREQGIVKTDRLQQDEVMTACSKHGHHIDDDLRDRIQESAMAAIKWPSDGNYLGDWKEGEKIAQSGRGLTWSDKPGDPNGGNCYNCHRITKKEISFGTIGPSLYQYGKLHGNTEATQKYVWGKIWNPNAYTACTNMPRFGAHGILDEKQIRHIVALLLDPKSPVNAE; encoded by the coding sequence ATGAACAGCACCTTGCGCAATACCGCACTCGCTCTGGCCGCCCTCGCCACCGTCGCCGGCTGTGCCGGTGGCCGCCCCAGTGCAGAACAGCAGGCGGCGTATGACCGCGACACCGCCGAAGTGATGGCACGTTCGTTCCGCGAACAGGGCATCGTCAAGACCGACCGCCTGCAGCAGGACGAGGTGATGACCGCCTGCTCCAAGCACGGTCACCACATCGACGACGATCTGCGCGACCGCATCCAGGAAAGCGCGATGGCCGCCATCAAGTGGCCGTCCGACGGCAACTACCTCGGTGACTGGAAAGAAGGCGAGAAGATCGCGCAGAGCGGTCGCGGCCTGACCTGGAGCGACAAGCCGGGTGATCCGAACGGCGGCAACTGCTACAACTGCCACCGCATCACGAAGAAGGAAATCTCCTTCGGCACCATCGGCCCCAGCCTCTACCAGTACGGCAAGCTGCACGGCAACACCGAAGCGACGCAGAAGTACGTGTGGGGCAAGATCTGGAATCCGAACGCGTACACGGCGTGCACCAACATGCCGCGTTTCGGCGCGCACGGCATCCTCGACGAGAAACAGATCCGCCACATCGTGGCGCTGCTGCTCGACCCGAAGTCGCCGGTCAACGCGGAGTGA
- the soxA gene encoding sulfur oxidation c-type cytochrome SoxA: protein MNGTRYAACVAASALALMLPAMPAGADATAEGIAKYREALADGNPAELWEMQGEELWRTARGPKNASLEKCDLGQGPGVVKGAFVTLPRYFADTKRVQDLESRLLTCMETLQGIPADEVAKTPFGKGEQKNIEALVAWISAESRGMKFNVPTSHPEEKRMYEIGKRAFNYRGGTHDFGCVTCHGEDGKRIRLQDLPNLTKGPDAARGFGAWPAYRVSSGELWSMQRRLNDCFRQQRFPYPLYGSDVTIALSTYLGVTANGAGESTAPAIKR, encoded by the coding sequence ATGAATGGCACCCGATACGCCGCATGCGTTGCCGCATCGGCCCTGGCGCTGATGCTGCCGGCGATGCCGGCAGGCGCTGACGCCACCGCCGAAGGCATCGCCAAGTACCGCGAGGCGCTGGCTGACGGCAATCCCGCGGAACTGTGGGAAATGCAGGGCGAGGAACTGTGGCGCACCGCGCGCGGCCCGAAGAACGCCTCGCTGGAAAAGTGCGACCTGGGTCAGGGCCCGGGCGTGGTGAAGGGGGCCTTCGTCACGCTGCCGCGTTACTTCGCCGACACCAAGCGGGTGCAGGACCTCGAATCCCGACTGCTCACCTGCATGGAAACGCTGCAGGGCATCCCCGCCGACGAAGTGGCGAAGACGCCCTTCGGCAAGGGCGAGCAGAAGAACATCGAGGCGCTGGTGGCGTGGATTTCCGCAGAGTCGCGCGGCATGAAGTTCAACGTGCCGACCTCGCATCCGGAAGAGAAGCGCATGTACGAGATCGGCAAGCGCGCCTTCAACTACCGCGGCGGTACGCACGACTTCGGCTGCGTCACCTGTCACGGCGAGGACGGCAAGCGCATCCGCCTGCAGGATCTGCCCAACCTGACCAAAGGCCCGGATGCCGCGCGTGGTTTCGGCGCCTGGCCGGCCTACCGCGTGTCCAGCGGCGAGCTGTGGAGCATGCAGCGCCGGCTGAACGACTGCTTCCGCCAGCAGCGCTTCCCCTATCCGCTGTATGGCTCGGACGTGACCATCGCGCTGTCCACCTATCTGGGCGTGACCGCCAACGGAGCCGGCGAGAGCACCGCGCCCGCGATCAAGCGCTGA
- the soxZ gene encoding thiosulfate oxidation carrier complex protein SoxZ encodes MAAGPMRIRAASNGTETEVKILMSHDMETGQRKDASGALIPAHHITEITATHNGRVVLAGQFGPAVSKNPYLQFKFKGGAKGDKVSVSWVDNKGEKRTDEVVVS; translated from the coding sequence ATGGCAGCAGGTCCGATGCGCATCCGCGCCGCCAGCAATGGCACCGAAACCGAAGTGAAGATCCTGATGAGCCACGACATGGAAACCGGCCAGCGCAAGGACGCGTCCGGCGCCCTGATTCCGGCCCATCACATCACCGAAATCACCGCCACCCACAACGGCCGCGTCGTGCTGGCCGGTCAGTTCGGTCCGGCAGTGTCGAAGAACCCCTATCTGCAGTTCAAGTTCAAGGGTGGGGCCAAGGGCGACAAGGTCAGCGTGAGCTGGGTGGACAACAAGGGCGAAAAGCGCACCGACGAAGTCGTCGTGTCCTGA
- the soxY gene encoding thiosulfate oxidation carrier protein SoxY, whose protein sequence is MNSQRREALKSGGALGLFGVLVAAGLITPEVAQAAWDKAAFDAKTMDDALKALGAGKPADSKDVQINAPDIAENGAVVPVAVKSTLPGTEFIAILIEKNPSMLAASFTLPEGTAADVSTRVKMGQTSNVFALVKAGGSFYMTTKEIKVTLGGCGG, encoded by the coding sequence ATGAACTCGCAGCGAAGAGAAGCCCTGAAGTCGGGGGGCGCACTGGGATTGTTCGGCGTGCTGGTCGCCGCCGGCCTGATCACGCCGGAAGTGGCGCAGGCTGCCTGGGACAAGGCGGCGTTCGACGCCAAGACGATGGACGACGCGCTCAAGGCACTGGGCGCAGGCAAACCGGCCGACTCGAAGGACGTGCAGATCAATGCGCCCGACATCGCCGAGAACGGCGCCGTCGTGCCGGTCGCCGTCAAGAGCACGCTGCCGGGCACCGAGTTCATCGCCATCCTGATCGAGAAGAACCCGAGCATGCTGGCCGCCAGCTTCACGCTGCCTGAAGGCACGGCTGCCGACGTCAGTACGCGCGTCAAGATGGGTCAGACCTCGAACGTGTTCGCGCTGGTCAAGGCAGGTGGCAGCTTCTACATGACCACCAAGGAAATCAAGGTGACGCTGGGCGGTTGCGGCGGCTGA
- a CDS encoding c-type cytochrome, translated as MSRFTELALAAALALSAGATLAAGKYEGIGRSATPAEVKAWDIDVRPDFTGLPPGSGSVDRGMEVWESKCASCHGTFGESNEVFTPIVGGTTKEDIEKGRVGAYIRGDAPQRTTLMKVATVSTLWDYIHRAMPWNAPKSLSADDTYAVLAYILNLGEIVPADYVLSDKNIAEVQKRMPNRNGMTTKHGLWDVKGKPDVKNVACMKNCKTQITLGSSLPDYARDAHGNLAEQNRVVGPVRGQKTGAPAAPAAKPHPALELMKKHGCSGCHGVGSKILGPAFRDVAQRYKGDKSAESGLAARIRNGGSGAWGDVPMPPQAQVSDADVDALVKWILSGSPEN; from the coding sequence ATGTCCAGGTTTACTGAACTCGCCCTCGCTGCCGCACTCGCCCTGAGCGCCGGCGCCACCCTTGCCGCCGGCAAGTACGAAGGCATCGGCCGCAGCGCCACCCCGGCCGAGGTGAAGGCCTGGGACATCGACGTGCGCCCCGACTTCACTGGCCTGCCGCCCGGTTCCGGCTCGGTCGATCGCGGCATGGAGGTCTGGGAGAGCAAGTGCGCGTCCTGTCACGGCACCTTCGGCGAAAGCAACGAGGTGTTCACGCCCATCGTCGGCGGCACGACGAAAGAGGACATCGAGAAGGGCCGCGTCGGCGCCTACATCCGCGGTGATGCACCGCAGCGCACGACGCTGATGAAGGTGGCCACGGTGTCCACGCTGTGGGACTACATCCATCGCGCGATGCCGTGGAATGCGCCGAAGTCGCTCAGCGCCGACGACACCTATGCGGTGCTCGCCTACATCCTGAATCTGGGCGAGATCGTTCCTGCAGACTACGTGCTGTCGGACAAGAACATCGCCGAAGTGCAGAAGCGCATGCCCAACCGCAACGGCATGACGACGAAGCACGGGCTGTGGGACGTCAAGGGCAAGCCGGACGTGAAGAACGTCGCCTGCATGAAGAACTGCAAGACGCAGATCACGCTCGGTTCCAGTCTGCCCGACTACGCGCGCGACGCGCACGGCAACCTGGCCGAGCAGAATCGCGTGGTCGGCCCGGTGCGCGGACAGAAGACAGGGGCGCCCGCAGCGCCTGCCGCCAAGCCGCATCCGGCGCTCGAACTGATGAAGAAACACGGGTGCAGTGGCTGTCACGGTGTCGGCAGCAAGATACTGGGGCCGGCCTTCCGCGACGTGGCGCAGCGCTACAAGGGCGACAAGAGTGCAGAATCGGGCCTCGCGGCCCGCATCAGGAACGGAGGCAGCGGCGCCTGGGGCGACGTCCCGATGCCGCCGCAGGCGCAGGTCAGCGATGCCGACGTCGATGCGTTGGTGAAATGGATCTTGTCGGGTTCGCCCGAAAACTGA
- the soxC gene encoding sulfite dehydrogenase: MSQPPVRPGRIRRAPEGFLTPEQIGEVAAGRRDFLRNAFVAATAVAAGSGVARAADGDPAILTLPEHSTTLGRPVAERPYGTPSQYEAGLKRRESPGLTRVAAASVSFAPLQGLFGIITPSGLHFERHHQGWHDIDPARHRLMVNGLVKEARVYTMDDLMRLPSVSRIHFIECGANTGMEWGNVAVPTVQYTHGMLSCSEFTGVPLSVLLDDCGIDMKRAKFVLAEGADGSSMTRTIPLDRALDDVLVAWGQNGEMLRPENGYPLRLVVPGIQGVSWVKWLRRIEVGDQPWAAKDEAIHYIDLLPDGTHRQYTSIQECKSVITTPSGGQTLLDRGFHNISGLAWSGRGKIKRVDVSTDGGKNWRTARLETPVLSKALTRFNIDWVWDGSPAILQSRAMDDTGYVQPNYAQLREVRGTRSIYHNNAIQSWKLAESGDVSNVQVY; encoded by the coding sequence ATGTCCCAGCCACCCGTCCGTCCGGGGCGCATCCGTCGCGCACCCGAAGGCTTTCTCACACCCGAACAGATAGGCGAGGTCGCCGCCGGTCGGCGCGATTTCCTGCGCAACGCCTTCGTCGCCGCGACTGCGGTGGCGGCCGGCAGCGGCGTTGCGCGCGCTGCCGACGGTGATCCGGCCATCCTGACCCTGCCCGAGCACAGCACCACACTGGGCCGACCGGTGGCCGAGCGGCCTTACGGCACACCGTCGCAGTACGAAGCCGGACTGAAGCGTCGCGAAAGTCCCGGCCTGACCCGGGTGGCTGCCGCATCGGTGTCGTTCGCGCCGCTGCAGGGTCTGTTCGGCATCATCACGCCGTCCGGCCTGCACTTCGAGCGCCACCACCAGGGCTGGCACGACATCGACCCGGCACGTCACCGCCTGATGGTGAATGGTCTGGTGAAGGAAGCGCGCGTCTATACGATGGACGACCTGATGCGCCTGCCTTCGGTGTCGCGCATCCACTTCATCGAGTGCGGTGCCAACACCGGCATGGAGTGGGGCAATGTCGCGGTGCCCACCGTGCAGTACACGCACGGCATGCTGTCCTGTTCGGAATTCACCGGTGTGCCGCTGTCGGTGCTGCTCGACGACTGCGGCATCGACATGAAGCGCGCGAAATTCGTGCTGGCCGAGGGCGCCGACGGTTCGAGCATGACGCGCACTATTCCGCTTGACCGCGCGCTCGACGACGTACTGGTCGCCTGGGGTCAGAACGGCGAAATGCTGCGCCCCGAGAACGGCTACCCGCTGCGCCTGGTGGTGCCGGGCATCCAGGGCGTGTCCTGGGTCAAGTGGCTGCGCCGCATCGAGGTGGGCGACCAGCCCTGGGCGGCCAAGGACGAAGCCATCCATTACATCGATCTGCTGCCGGACGGTACCCACCGCCAGTACACGTCGATCCAGGAGTGCAAGTCCGTCATCACCACGCCGTCCGGCGGCCAGACCCTGCTCGACCGTGGTTTCCACAACATTTCCGGCCTCGCCTGGTCGGGTCGCGGAAAGATCAAGCGGGTGGACGTATCGACCGATGGCGGCAAGAACTGGCGCACCGCACGGCTGGAAACGCCGGTGCTGTCGAAGGCGCTTACGCGCTTCAACATCGACTGGGTGTGGGACGGCAGCCCGGCCATCCTGCAGTCGCGCGCGATGGACGACACCGGCTATGTGCAGCCCAACTATGCGCAGCTGCGCGAGGTGCGTGGCACCCGTTCGATCTATCACAACAACGCCATCCAGTCGTGGAAGCTGGCGGAAAGCGGAGACGTGAGCAATGTCCAGGTTTACTGA
- a CDS encoding ArsR/SmtB family transcription factor, whose protein sequence is MEHDPELDKVFESVADYFGLLAEPARLKILHCLCDGERSVADVVSQSGLSQTNTSRHLNMLYRAGIVGRRKDGSMVFYKLIDPNFPSICRTVCIQIASGSALNLPSKPSKASLKKVGRALEIASE, encoded by the coding sequence ATGGAACACGATCCGGAGCTGGACAAGGTATTCGAGTCGGTGGCCGATTACTTCGGACTGCTGGCCGAGCCGGCAAGGCTGAAAATCCTGCACTGCCTGTGCGATGGCGAGCGCTCTGTCGCCGACGTCGTCAGTCAGTCCGGACTGAGCCAGACCAACACGTCCCGCCATCTCAACATGCTGTACCGCGCCGGCATCGTCGGCCGCCGCAAGGACGGCAGCATGGTCTTCTACAAGCTGATCGACCCCAACTTCCCGTCGATCTGCCGCACCGTCTGCATCCAGATCGCGTCGGGCAGCGCACTCAATCTGCCCAGCAAACCCAGCAAGGCCTCGCTGAAGAAGGTCGGCCGCGCGCTCGAAATCGCGTCCGAATAG
- a CDS encoding c-type cytochrome yields the protein MNKTMPGLALALLSLSATAVHAADPNLGRNLAATCANCHGTDGNSVGGMEVLAGMPKGKMLNSLKAFRNGEKPATIMHQISKGYTDAQLELIADYFSSRTPTGGGK from the coding sequence TTGAACAAGACAATGCCAGGGCTGGCTCTGGCACTGCTGTCGCTGAGCGCGACTGCAGTGCATGCAGCGGACCCTAATCTGGGCCGAAATCTTGCGGCGACCTGTGCCAACTGCCACGGCACCGACGGCAACAGTGTCGGCGGCATGGAAGTGCTCGCGGGCATGCCCAAGGGCAAGATGCTCAATTCGCTGAAGGCTTTCCGCAATGGCGAAAAGCCGGCGACCATCATGCACCAGATCTCGAAGGGCTATACCGACGCTCAGCTGGAACTGATCGCGGACTATTTCTCGTCGCGCACGCCGACCGGAGGTGGCAAATGA